From the genome of Anopheles funestus chromosome 2RL, idAnoFuneDA-416_04, whole genome shotgun sequence:
CAATGTGCGAATTGGCAGCATCAACAAAATGCGCGTCCTACTATCGTTAAACAAATGTCAACAGATGGgaacaaatagcaaaaaaagagCATGTCATAGTATGTTCCCATTGACAACCATTAAATAAGGGTAGATGTATGTAGTAAAAAAGTAGTCAAGTAATGAACCATATTAGAAATAAAGCAAGATAACAAatgtccacaaaaaaaaccccaactacTCGTGCATCACTTTTAAAAACGAATTTTAAGTCATCTTTTCTGCGGTTCAACCTTGAGCTGTGATAcaaggaaaatagaaaaaaataaacaactccTCCCGCTTCAAGGATAATGTcgcaataaaaatgtgtattgccattttttaatgttaatcCAGTAATGAGCATTGCTTTTAAGCGTCAATTAAGAGCACATGAGTGCAAAGCCAAAAACGGTTTCGTgataccgtgtgtgtgtgagtgtttatTTATGCTGTCCGTCTGGATACATTGTTTCTTTGATTAGCTAATAGTGTGAGCAGTATCGTCCATGCATGTCGTTAAAatattagcattttttttttgcttgcgcGCGAAGCGACATTACCCATATGATACCATTTGGGTCACATCACATCTACATACAGTTACATATGTACAGAGTATCGCGAAAGTATCCCATTTTCTAAGTAACACTTGTTGTCAACGCAGATGACGCCATACGGTCCCTAGATTCGTATACCCTTTTCGTCtaaatccacacacacacacacccacacggaAGGAGTTACAAATGTTGTCCCTCCGTATTACTTCCACCTCGAGATTATTCTCGatcaaagtgtgaaaaattgattcaacACAAACATCCCTGACCATCCATTCCGGCACTCCCCAAACATGACGTCTATGTCCCTGTTTGCTGGACATTTGGCTATTGTTGGACAGTTTTTGGAAATCCTAACTGCTTCGTTTTGCACCTTCCTTTCATTACGTCGAACAGCTGTTGGGCTACTCACCGAGAAGATCCTGCTGTGGTaaccagcgctccatccgaaTGTTGGTAGTACCATTCAGATCCAGATCAGCATCATGCTTCCACAGCACGTCATACTTGAGCGATTTAAACACCTCCAGAAAGAGGTTCAAGTTGTGCTGGTTCAGCGAATCGCTGCGTATGAGCGTGCCCAGACTAAAGTACACCACACCGTGCACCGAACGATCGAGATACGCTTGCAGATCGGTCGGTAGCGCCTTTGGAGGTTGAATGTGCATAAAACCGAGCTGTATCGAGTTGGGCACTAGGGGACGCACATACCCAAGGGATGGTTCCGCGTTTACCATCAAGAAATCGACCCGACGCATCAAATCCCACGAGCGTGTCATATTGCTGCCAAAGTTTTGTTCGATCATACGGTCGAATATAGCGAAATCGGTCGGCAGAATGTGGAACTGGATCAGCAGATTCGAGATGACCGCTTCAACGCGttggaaaaagtttaaatCGTGCGTAAACTTGTGATTCATCTCGGGATGTGCAACCACATTCATTACGTTGCCGATCGCTTCATGGCACATGCCCATCGAATCGATCGAACTGATACCGATCATCGGTGCCTGGAACAGCTCGGCGAACGCGTACATCGGTGTGAACTGATAGTACTCCACGATCACCACATCGAAGTGTGCGTCCCGGGCATGTATCAGTGCCTGCACGTCCGGATGGGCAAGTTCCGCCTCCAGGAACAACCGTGTCGTCCTGCGCAGCTGTACCGCAATCTGGTAAAAGTTCATATTCCGCTGCTTCATATCAACCACGTCGAGATTTTGCTCCACAATCCGATACGCGTAGCTCCAATCGATCACGGTCACGTTGGGATGGTCCGTTGCGAACGGATCCGTCGTCATAATCGTCAGCTCGTGACCCCGCTCGATCAAACCCTTCATAAACGCTCGGTACACGATCTGATGGCTGCGGGCTGGCGAAGGAAAGATGGCCAACACCCTAGCACCTTCGGTTAGGGTGGGCATCTCCACTGCTACTGCTGTCAgcaacaccaccatcaccatccgcACAATCCCAACCAAACCCCACATGGTTTCGACCTTATCGTCGAGGAACTTGATAAACACTTTTCCCCAACAAAAGGACACACTGAGTATTTGATTCTGGAGCACAAGCTTAATTTTATCACCATGAAAACACTTTCACTCACATGCAACAATTTTTTCCCAATTATGGTACGAGTGCACGAATCTTTCCTTATCTAATTCGATAACCACCTAATCTTCGCACATCTCACCGTACGACCGTCGTTCAACTAAAAGAGACATCGGGCGAGGATGGTGAATTTATATGACCGTCTCACAAACGATCGTTCGCGAGATCACGACTCCACCACCGTACCAGCAGCCGTCGTACCACGCGATCTTCATCAGCCGCGACAACAGCGACACGCTACACGAAGGCAACACGAAACTTATGTGGTGAGATGCGTTTGTCGTACGACTAACGCAACATTTCTTAGGCGGCTGTGAAGCACGATGGAAGCGTGTGGGAATATCGATCGTgacgaattcgtttgcaaacgGTTCAGTCaaatgggagttttttttttgttttggttgcgGAATGTTTGGCTTTTCATGGTACGTTCAACATATAAAccgtttaatttgtttacttaACGACTACAATGGTTTTGGCGGGAGAAAATAGTCGCACACTCGTTATATCATTATTGAAACATTTAGCGATGAGGGTCAATGTTAGATGCATTCCACATGTTTTGACAAAAAGACACATGCGTAAACCACTCCCTTATCTGGCTAGAAAACAACTCATAATGCAGCCATCAGCGAAACAGATTTGTTGCGGTTAAGACGCACCGATCTTAACCtcggaatgaaaaatgatccaAGTTTAGTCTGTTCGTCTATTTTGGACACCAGTGacatgttaatttttattggtaCGACATCTCAATCGTAAAAGAACTGATTGTACACTATCAATCTTCACCATTACTAGCGTACTTTGATTTACTGCGTCATCACCcctaaccaaaaaaagggatgcTTCTCTAATGTTTTGCGTTtggatgaaatattgaaaacaaattaagtgcaataattatgttattatACGGTTGGCAGCAAAGCCATTTGGAAACACGAAAcataatgaaatggaaatgaaaaatctaCACATTCTTTCGTGCCGTTCGTTTCTTGTGCACAAATAAACCGACCCTTTCGTAGGTTGAGTAAGGTCCGGTGAAAATTAGATTTccatttacccaaaaaaaaaaaaaaaacgcaccatcGGCAAATGTGTGAAGGTTGTGCCGTATTGTACAACAAATTAGGCACCAAACATTTTTACCCAGCACCCACCGTTAGCTGGCGCATCGACCAGTATGTCTTGTAACCTgtcagaaacaaaaaaaaacccgtgaTGTTGCAAAAGAACCGCACATCGAACGTTTCCAATTCGATTCGCACCCGTGCCCTCGGTGGTGGTAGCTCTGGAACCTGGTCAGTGCGTTTCCTCGCCTTTCGTGGGATTTTTGGAAGCTTTCGGTGTAACGCATGTTGCTTCAAGTTGTTAGCAGCTGTTATCGAATCGTTTACCTCGTGTGTCCACTACGGAACCGTACGGATGCGGACAAGCTGCGAGAAACGGTTTGAAACTGAAACTTTAATTATGGGTTTTTATCTCA
Proteins encoded in this window:
- the LOC125762508 gene encoding UDP-glucosyltransferase 2-like; amino-acid sequence: MWGLVGIVRMVMVVLLTAVAVEMPTLTEGARVLAIFPSPARSHQIVYRAFMKGLIERGHELTIMTTDPFATDHPNVTVIDWSYAYRIVEQNLDVVDMKQRNMNFYQIAVQLRRTTRLFLEAELAHPDVQALIHARDAHFDVVIVEYYQFTPMYAFAELFQAPMIGISSIDSMGMCHEAIGNVMNVVAHPEMNHKFTHDLNFFQRVEAVISNLLIQFHILPTDFAIFDRMIEQNFGSNMTRSWDLMRRVDFLMVNAEPSLGYVRPLVPNSIQLGFMHIQPPKALPTDLQAYLDRSVHGVVYFSLGTLIRSDSLNQHNLNLFLEVFKSLKYDVLWKHDADLDLNGTTNIRMERWLPQQDLLAHPKVRVFVMQGGQQSMEEAIDRHVPLVVIPFNFDQFGNADKVIERGIGRSVWMERLSVESLRECIMDVASNKRYKRNVARLGRLVRDQPMRPVEKAVWWTEYVIRHNGVEHYRYPAAHMSFLVYHYYDVIGAGIVLAVALLASLYYVLRRIFRSFGNTVKYSQGHLTSAKVLKEKTL